In Candidatus Nomurabacteria bacterium, the following proteins share a genomic window:
- the dnaE gene encoding DNA polymerase III subunit alpha — protein sequence MSDIPSTSSSDFIHLHVHSHYSLLNALPTPSELAKAAKADGQDALAITDAGAMYGIIDFYKACTKEGIKPILGLDAYLAPRTRHDKEPRIDKPRSRLVLLAKTFSGYQNMIKMVTLSNTEGFYYKPRLDEELLTEGHEDLICIIPSFAGEVAQALKDGDDELAGQRLDFYKNLFGDDCYLEITHHPEILDHEANQQKIIELARKTNTKLVAAHDVYYLKPEDRLARETMVKIQSGGVVDTTADDSDENFSFITQADAKELFKDTPDAIENTVKIANQCHIEIEIGTHWYFPNYIIESGKTPDDELKDMSYKGVAWRGMSLDDKVVRERLDYELDVIKTKGYATYFLAVGDLLREARERGILTTIRGSVAGSLTTYVLGITNVDPLEYKLPFERFLNPQRPSAPDIDMDYADNRRDEIIEYSKEKYGADKVAQIGTFGTMAARAAVRDVARALGHPYATGDKIAKLIPMGSQGFPMTIKKALEIEPDLADLYKKDSEAREVLDLAKQIEGRVRHLGVHAAGVVIAPEPLDRFVPIQPDPKSGKYITQYEMKSVGEDGVGLLKFDFLGIKNLAILADAVKRTKAIRGVDVDIENIPLDDPKTFEILAKGETMGLFQLNGSGMTAFLKQLKPTTIHDINAMVALYRPGPMESIPQYIERKHNPGLVTYLDPRLEPILDLSYGVITYQDDVMAIARELAGYSWLEADMLRKAMGKKIPEVMAAEKDKLLSGFVEHGKLSSKIADKLWALIEPFAAYGFNKAHAASYGRVAYQTAYMKANFPVEYMSAVLTADSGDTEKISEIIRECERMGIEVLPPDINESFSDFTVVSGKQTIRFGLTTIKNFGEGIADAIIKERKDNGLFTSLSDFLSRIHDRNLNKKSLEALIMTGALDKFGERGQMNANIEMMLTFNKERVAEKESAQESLFNLMSDSSSSTLTLAPAEEAPTIQKLNWEKELLGVYVSGHPLAEHQAELDKRPSIKQIKEEGRNGVTVVTAGMVSSVKELLTKKGDRMAFVTLENQTDQIEMVVFPKTYTDLKEILIAGSCIAIKGKLTIRNDEPSIAVDKAKLLSGKPKEQTTSE from the coding sequence ATGTCTGACATACCATCAACCTCATCCTCTGACTTCATCCATCTCCACGTCCATTCGCACTATTCCCTCCTAAACGCCCTCCCTACCCCAAGTGAATTAGCTAAAGCCGCCAAAGCCGACGGACAAGACGCCCTTGCTATCACTGACGCTGGCGCCATGTACGGGATCATTGATTTTTATAAAGCTTGTACCAAAGAAGGGATCAAACCCATTCTCGGACTAGATGCCTATTTGGCGCCCCGCACCCGTCACGACAAAGAACCTCGGATCGACAAACCCCGCTCCCGCCTAGTCCTACTAGCTAAAACTTTCTCTGGCTATCAAAATATGATCAAAATGGTCACCCTCTCTAACACCGAAGGTTTCTACTACAAACCCCGCCTGGATGAAGAACTTCTAACCGAAGGACACGAAGACTTAATCTGCATCATCCCCTCTTTTGCCGGAGAAGTAGCCCAAGCTCTCAAAGACGGTGACGATGAGCTAGCCGGACAAAGATTGGATTTTTATAAAAACCTATTTGGCGACGACTGCTACCTTGAAATCACCCACCATCCGGAAATCCTAGACCACGAAGCTAATCAGCAAAAAATTATCGAACTAGCTAGAAAGACTAATACTAAGCTGGTAGCCGCTCACGATGTCTATTATCTAAAACCAGAAGACCGTCTCGCTCGCGAAACGATGGTTAAGATTCAAAGCGGCGGCGTAGTTGATACCACCGCCGATGATAGTGACGAGAACTTTTCTTTCATTACCCAAGCTGATGCCAAAGAACTTTTCAAAGACACTCCGGATGCTATCGAGAACACCGTAAAGATTGCCAACCAGTGTCATATTGAAATAGAAATTGGTACTCACTGGTACTTCCCTAACTACATTATTGAAAGTGGTAAGACTCCCGACGACGAACTCAAAGACATGTCATACAAAGGTGTTGCCTGGCGCGGTATGTCACTTGATGACAAAGTGGTGAGAGAACGTCTTGATTATGAACTGGACGTTATCAAAACCAAAGGTTACGCCACCTACTTTTTGGCCGTGGGAGACCTGCTTCGCGAAGCGCGTGAGCGTGGTATCCTGACCACCATTCGAGGTTCGGTGGCGGGCTCACTCACTACTTACGTACTTGGTATTACAAACGTAGATCCTCTTGAATACAAACTCCCTTTTGAACGTTTCCTAAACCCACAAAGACCTTCGGCACCTGATATCGATATGGATTACGCTGATAATCGTCGCGATGAGATTATTGAATATTCTAAGGAAAAATATGGTGCCGATAAAGTAGCGCAAATCGGTACCTTCGGAACCATGGCCGCTCGCGCGGCAGTACGAGACGTAGCTCGTGCCCTTGGTCACCCTTATGCTACCGGAGACAAGATTGCCAAGCTGATACCAATGGGTAGCCAAGGTTTTCCAATGACTATCAAGAAGGCTCTAGAAATCGAACCAGACTTGGCAGATTTGTATAAAAAAGATAGCGAAGCTCGTGAAGTCTTGGACTTAGCCAAACAGATCGAAGGTCGAGTCCGTCACCTTGGTGTACACGCCGCTGGCGTCGTGATTGCTCCCGAGCCACTTGATCGCTTTGTTCCTATCCAACCCGACCCCAAATCTGGAAAATATATCACTCAATACGAAATGAAAAGCGTTGGTGAAGATGGTGTAGGACTTTTGAAGTTTGACTTCCTTGGTATCAAAAACCTAGCCATTTTGGCGGACGCGGTGAAGCGCACCAAAGCCATTAGGGGTGTGGATGTCGATATAGAAAACATTCCTCTAGATGACCCAAAGACTTTTGAAATCTTAGCCAAGGGCGAGACGATGGGTCTTTTCCAGCTCAATGGTTCTGGCATGACGGCTTTTCTTAAGCAACTAAAGCCAACTACTATTCACGACATCAATGCGATGGTGGCCCTTTATCGTCCTGGTCCGATGGAGTCTATTCCTCAGTATATTGAACGCAAACACAACCCTGGACTAGTAACCTATCTCGACCCTCGCCTTGAACCAATTCTCGACCTGTCTTACGGAGTCATCACCTACCAGGACGACGTGATGGCGATTGCCCGTGAACTAGCTGGCTATAGCTGGCTTGAAGCCGATATGCTTCGAAAAGCGATGGGAAAGAAAATTCCCGAAGTAATGGCCGCGGAGAAAGATAAGCTACTAAGCGGTTTTGTTGAACACGGCAAATTATCCAGCAAAATCGCAGACAAGCTCTGGGCTCTAATTGAACCTTTTGCTGCTTACGGATTCAACAAAGCTCACGCAGCGAGCTACGGACGCGTTGCTTACCAGACTGCTTACATGAAAGCCAACTTCCCAGTGGAGTATATGTCCGCAGTTCTCACCGCCGATTCTGGCGACACCGAAAAAATCTCAGAAATTATTCGGGAGTGTGAACGCATGGGTATCGAAGTACTACCACCAGATATCAATGAATCTTTCTCAGACTTCACCGTAGTATCCGGCAAGCAAACTATTCGCTTTGGATTAACTACCATCAAAAACTTTGGTGAAGGTATTGCCGACGCCATTATTAAAGAAAGAAAAGATAACGGACTCTTCACTTCACTTAGTGATTTTCTGTCACGCATCCATGACCGCAACCTCAACAAAAAGTCTCTTGAAGCTCTCATCATGACCGGAGCTTTAGATAAGTTTGGCGAACGTGGACAAATGAATGCCAATATCGAAATGATGCTCACCTTCAACAAAGAACGAGTGGCCGAAAAAGAATCGGCTCAAGAATCGCTCTTTAACCTCATGAGTGACAGCAGTAGCAGCACTCTCACTCTGGCTCCCGCGGAAGAAGCTCCAACCATACAAAAGCTTAACTGGGAGAAAGAACTACTAGGCGTATATGTATCTGGCCACCCGCTAGCCGAACACCAAGCCGAACTAGATAAACGCCCGTCAATTAAACAGATAAAGGAAGAAGGTAGGAATGGTGTAACAGTTGTAACTGCCGGGATGGTAAGTAGCGTCAAAGAACTCCTAACCAAAAAAGGCGATCGCATGGCCTTTGTTACTCTTGAGAATCAAACCGACCAAATCGAAATGGTTGTCTTCCCCAAAACCTACACCGACCTTAAAGAAATTTTAATTGCCGGTAGCTGTATCGCTATTAAAGGTAAACTCACGATTCGTAACGATGAACCAAGTATTGCGGTTGATAAGGCGAAGCTGCTTTCGGGAAAACCTAAAGAACAAACTACTTCAGAATAA
- a CDS encoding TVP38/TMEM64 family protein, with amino-acid sequence MIENERRKDLFVSLVIIPIIFIIVSVLANKYRMDIITHLDYGFISMIIYVLIGIISILIIPIPAITFVPIGVVIWGSFTTVLLSIFSWTVGAVITFLIAQKYYGNLFLKRIYPFRKLEEYEKRYGEKTFFTIVLVLRMFIPVGILSYALGTFSNMRLKLYITATAVGMLPASIVVSYVPEIITQLHVVVIDFLISIY; translated from the coding sequence ATGATTGAAAATGAAAGAAGAAAGGATCTGTTCGTGAGTCTTGTCATTATACCAATAATTTTTATTATCGTTTCGGTATTAGCAAATAAGTATCGGATGGATATAATTACGCACTTGGATTACGGTTTTATCAGCATGATTATCTATGTGTTGATTGGTATAATTTCCATACTAATAATACCGATACCAGCGATAACTTTTGTTCCAATTGGAGTGGTTATCTGGGGTAGTTTTACGACGGTCCTGTTAAGTATTTTTTCTTGGACGGTTGGTGCTGTTATTACTTTTTTGATAGCTCAAAAATATTACGGAAATCTTTTTCTTAAAAGGATATATCCTTTTAGAAAGTTGGAAGAATATGAAAAAAGATATGGAGAAAAGACATTTTTCACTATTGTTTTGGTTTTGAGAATGTTCATCCCGGTTGGAATATTGAGTTATGCGTTAGGAACTTTTTCTAACATGAGGTTAAAGCTATATATTACTGCTACTGCTGTAGGTATGTTACCAGCTTCGATTGTGGTATCTTATGTGCCTGAGATTATTACTCAATTACATGTAGTGGTAATAGATTTTTTAATATCTATATACTGA
- a CDS encoding threonine--tRNA ligase — protein sequence MEQKLEYKRHTLAHLLAAAVLEKYPHAKLTLGPAIDTGFYYDIDFSDGNAPGDNDLKGLQKDMKKLLNKWTEFTHEEVGPDKAREVFAGNQFKLELIDEIEGRGEKITLYTCGGFTDLCRGGHSKNPKEEINTDAFKLDKIAGAYWRGDEKNPMLTRIYGVAFDTKEELEAYEKLQEEAKARDHRKLGKELDLFTFSDLVGPGLPLFTPKGTLMRDLIVDRIMKIQARYGYEKVTIPHITKSDLYKTSGHWDKFGDELFKVKGQSDAEFVLKPMNCPHHTQIFDSRPRSYKELPIRYAETTMVYRDEQQGELLGLSRVRSITQDDGHVFCTVDQIEQEVENIVGVIKEFYQALGMYKDGNFWVSLSVRDSKNLDKYLGSQEIWNKAENTLEEVAKKLDLPYKRIEGEAAFYGPKLDFMFFDAIGRERQLATAQLDFIMPERFGLTYTDKDGSKKTPVMIHRAIAGSLERFMAIMIEHFAGAFPLWLSPEQLRIIPVNEVHLEYANKVYTELKAVGLRVTLDDSNESMGKKIRNAKKEKLPYFAVIGDKEVAAKNVTLESREGESVQVDLSKLANHLLTEADMPDY from the coding sequence ATGGAACAAAAACTCGAATACAAACGACACACTCTCGCTCATCTTTTGGCGGCGGCAGTACTCGAAAAATACCCACACGCTAAGCTTACTTTAGGTCCTGCCATCGATACCGGTTTCTACTACGACATCGATTTTTCGGATGGTAACGCTCCCGGTGACAATGACCTTAAGGGATTACAAAAAGACATGAAAAAACTTCTAAACAAGTGGACTGAATTTACCCACGAAGAAGTTGGTCCTGACAAAGCCCGTGAAGTCTTTGCCGGTAATCAATTTAAACTAGAGTTAATAGACGAAATTGAAGGTCGTGGAGAAAAAATTACTCTCTATACTTGCGGTGGTTTTACTGATCTTTGTCGTGGTGGTCACAGCAAAAATCCTAAGGAAGAAATCAACACTGACGCTTTTAAATTAGACAAAATTGCTGGCGCCTACTGGCGAGGTGACGAGAAAAACCCGATGCTTACCCGTATCTATGGTGTGGCTTTTGATACCAAGGAAGAATTAGAAGCCTATGAAAAACTACAAGAAGAGGCTAAAGCGCGCGATCACCGCAAGCTTGGTAAAGAACTTGATCTCTTTACCTTCTCTGATCTAGTTGGTCCTGGTCTACCCCTTTTCACCCCTAAGGGTACTTTGATGCGTGACCTAATTGTAGATAGGATTATGAAAATACAAGCTCGCTACGGTTATGAAAAAGTAACTATTCCTCATATTACTAAAAGTGACTTATACAAGACTTCCGGTCACTGGGATAAGTTTGGCGATGAACTGTTTAAAGTTAAAGGCCAATCAGACGCTGAGTTTGTTTTAAAACCAATGAACTGTCCGCACCATACCCAAATCTTTGATAGTCGCCCACGTTCATATAAAGAGCTACCAATTCGTTACGCCGAAACCACTATGGTCTATCGCGACGAACAACAAGGTGAACTACTTGGACTATCTCGAGTACGCAGCATTACCCAAGACGATGGTCATGTTTTCTGTACCGTTGATCAAATTGAACAAGAGGTGGAAAATATTGTTGGCGTAATTAAAGAATTTTACCAAGCTCTTGGTATGTATAAAGACGGAAATTTTTGGGTCTCCCTTTCGGTTCGTGATTCAAAAAACCTAGACAAATACTTAGGTAGTCAAGAAATCTGGAACAAAGCCGAAAACACTTTGGAAGAAGTAGCTAAAAAGCTGGACTTACCATACAAACGTATTGAAGGAGAAGCGGCTTTTTATGGACCAAAGTTAGACTTCATGTTCTTTGATGCGATTGGTCGCGAGCGTCAGTTAGCTACCGCCCAACTCGACTTCATCATGCCGGAACGCTTCGGACTTACTTATACTGACAAAGATGGTTCCAAGAAAACTCCGGTTATGATTCACCGCGCTATCGCCGGCTCACTAGAACGCTTCATGGCCATCATGATCGAACACTTTGCCGGTGCTTTCCCGCTTTGGCTATCTCCGGAACAACTACGTATTATTCCAGTTAATGAGGTACATCTTGAATATGCCAATAAAGTCTACACTGAACTTAAAGCCGTCGGTCTACGTGTTACCCTCGACGACAGTAACGAATCCATGGGCAAGAAAATCAGAAATGCCAAGAAAGAAAAACTTCCTTACTTCGCTGTCATTGGCGACAAGGAAGTAGCCGCTAAAAACGTCACCTTAGAATCGCGCGAAGGAGAATCAGTACAAGTTGATTTAAGTAAGCTGGCCAATCACCTTTTGACAGAGGCTGACATGCCTGATTATTAA